The genomic window GTGCTGCACCCGTACCAGGGCCAGCTCTGGCTGGTGATCCGGGGCGTGCGCACCGGCGAGGATGCCGGGACGCCGATCTGCTACAACGAGGTCTGGGTCCACCCCGACTACCGCGGCGTGCGCGGCGCCGAGCAGGACATCGAGGCGTCGGTCTTCCACCTGATCGAGCAGCAGTTCAACGTCTCGGTCTCGCGCATCGAGCAGGTCATCCACGCGGCGGCGCTGCCCGCCGACATCGCCGCGCTGCTGGGCATGCCGGCCGGCGCTGCGGGCCTGTGGATCAACCGCCAGTACCGCGACACCGCCGGCAACCTGATCGAGATGGCGTGGTCGGTGCATCCGGCGGAGCGCTTCTCGTACCGGATGGTGCTCGACCGCACCTGGCGCAGCGGCCGCGCGCAGCAGGACGGCTGATCCACTGCGCGGCCGGCGTCATGCCAGCCGTCCGCCATGGACCGGCGCCCCGCCCTGCGGCATCGGCACGTTCAGGAATTCAGGCCGCCGCGGCCGCTTCCTGCAAGGCGGCCAGCACGTTGCGGGCCGCCCCCACGCCCATGTTCACGTAGGCCGCGTCGCTGACGCCGCCGATATGGGGCGAAAGAATCAGGTTCGGCACCTGCTGGAACGGGTGCGGCACGGGCATCGGCTCCACGGCAAAGCTGTCGAGCCCGGCCGCGTAGAGCTTGCCGCTGGTCAGCGCCTCGGCCAGCGCCGCCTCGTCGATCAGGCCGCCCCGCGCCGTGTTCACCAGGATCGCGCCGTCCTTGAACAGCGCCAGCGTGTCGCGGTTCAGCATGCCGCGGTTCTCGTCGGTCAGTGGGCAGTGCAGCGACACGACGTCCGACTGGCGGTACAGGTCGTGCAGGTCGTCCACCCGCGTCACGCCATCGGGCACCGTCTTCGCGTACGGATCGAACGCGATGACCCGCATGCCCAGCGCCACGCCAGTGACGGCCGCCCGCCGGCCGATCTCGCCCAGCCCCACCAGGCCCAGCGTGCGGCCGTTCAGCTCAATGGTCTTGTGGATCGACTTGTCCCAATGGCCGGCGCGCATGCGGTCGTTCAGGTGCGGCACCGCCTTGGCGCAGGCCAAGATCAGCGCCCAGGCGTGCTCGGCCACGGCGGCCGCGTTGGCCCCCACCGCCGCCCGGACCGCGATGCCGCGCGCGGCGGCGGCCTGCTGGTCGATCACGTCGATGCCGCTGCCGTGCTTCGAGATGACCTTCAGCGACGGCGCGGCGTCCATCACGGAGGCGCCGATCTTGCCGTAGCGGACGATGATCGCCACCGGGTCCGTGGCCCTGGCCAGCGCCACCACGGTGTCCTCGCTGCACTGCTTGCCGGCAAAGCTGACCTCGAAATCGTTCAGCAGCGCCAGCGCCTGCGGCGCCAGGTCGTTGCCGGTCACCAGCAGCGCGGGCTTTTTCACGGCGGTCACAGCGATTCCCCTTCGGCCAGCACGCCGGCGGCGCGCAGTTCCTTGTCCAGCCAGCCCGGACGCAGTTCGCCGGCCCGGATTGCCGCGATGCGCCTGGCCTCGATATCAACCTTCTTCTGCGCCAGTTCCAGAATGGCCGGCACGTCCTCGCGCGGAATGACCACCACGCCGTCGGCATCGCCGACGATCAGGTCGCCCGGGTTGACCGCCACGCCGGCCACGGCGGCCGGCCAGTTCACAAGCCCGCCGATGGCCTTGGTGGGCCCGCACGGGTTGGTGCCGGCCGAGAACACCGGGAACGGGCCGCTGGCCAGTTCGTGCGAATCGCGCACGGCGGCGTCGATCACGAAGCCGGCCACGCCAGACGCCTGCGCCTGCGTGGCCATGATTTCGCCGCACAGCGCGGCGGTCTGGTCGCCCTTGCCGTCCACGACGATCACGTCGCCGGGCTGGGCGATGGCCAGCGCGACGTGGAACATCAGGTTGTCGCCGGGCCGGACCTCGACGGTCAGCGCCGGGCCGCACACCTTCATCGCGGGCGACAGGCCCTGCACGCGGGCGTTCATCGTGCCACGGCGGCCGACCACGTCGGCCAGGATGGCGGCCTGGAATGTCGAGGCGCGCTCGACCAGTTCGGGCGACACGCGCGGATAGTCGCGACGGATCGCGGGGGACGCTTTGGCTTGGCTCATGTACGGCTCCAGGTAAGACGGAAATACGGGAATACGGAAATACGGGAATACGGGAATCGGGGGACCGGCGGGTCGGCGCCTACTTCGTGGCCGCGATCTTCCAGAGGCTTTCGAACTTGCCGCGCTGCGTGGCCATGTGCTGCGTCCACGCCGCGCCGGACAGATACGAGATACCGCGCGCCTCGTTGACGGCGCGGGCCAGGAACTCGGGGTCCTTTGTGGTGGCCTCGATGGCGTCCTGCAGGCGCTTGGCGATCTGCGGCGGCAGGCCGCGCGGGGCGGCAAAGCCGCGCTCGGACGAAATCGTGATGTCCAGCTTCTGCTCGCGGGCCGTCGGCACGTCGGCCACCAGGCCGGGGCGGCGCTCGGCGCCCAGCTGGGCCAGCACCTTCACGTCCTTCGACGCGCGGTCGGCCTCGGTGAACTCGGTCGTGCTCATCGCCATCAGGTCGATGTGGTGGCCCAGCAGGCTGGTCTTGGTCTGCGACGTGCCGGCAAACGGGATGTGGTTGACCTTGGCACCCGTGGCCTGCTGCAGCGCCAGCGCTGCCATGTGGCCGTTGGTGCCGATGCCGTTGCTGCCTATCGACAGACCCTCGGGGTTGGCCTTGAGCTGCTTCACGAGGTCGGCCATCGACGCCAGCTTGCTGTCGCCGGCCACCACGAACATGGCCGGATCGTCGATCACGCGCGCCAGCGGCACGATGGCGGCCGGGTCGTACTTCGGCTTGCGCTGGATGGGGATGGTCAGCAGCGACGGCGTGGACACGATGCCGATCGTGTAGCCGTCGGCCGCCGCGCGGGACAGCGCCGAGTAGGCGATCTCGCCCGACGCGCCCGGCTTGTTCACGACGACGATGCGCGCCTTGCCGCCCAGGTGCTTCTGCAGGAACGGCGTCATGGCCCGGGCCAGCAGGTCGGTGCCGCCGCCGGCGGCAAACCCGACGTAGACCTCGATGGGCCGGTCGTCCGGCCACGCGGCACGGGCCGGCGCGGCCGTCACGGCCAGCGCCGCCGCCAGGGCACACATCGAAAAGAACAGGGGTCGCACTGCACGCATGAGTTGTCTCCGTCTGACACGTTGTATTCTGTACAACGGCGTTTCATTAATATGCGACCACTATAGTCCGGTACGCTTCGCCTTCCGATTATCGTTAACCCGTGTACTGTGCAAAACCGCGTTGTACATCGTACAATCGCTAGCATGGCATCCGGGGGAAGGACACATGAGTAATCACGGCGTGGCAGCGGTCGAGAAGGCACTCGGGCTGCTGGACTGTTTCCGGCTCGGCGCGACAACCATGTCGCTGGCGCAACTGGCCACCGCATCGGGCATGCACAAGACCACGGTCTTCCGGCTGCTGAATTCGCTGGAACGGATGAGCTACGTGGTGCGCACGGCCGACAGCCGCTACGCGCTGGGCCCGCGCCTGCTCTACCTGGGCAAGCTCTACGAGCAGTCGTTCCAGCTCGGCACCGTGATCGAGCCGGTGCTGCAGGACCTGGCGCTGGCGACGAAGGAAAGCGCGTCGTACTACGTGCTGCACGGCGACGAGCAGCGCATGTGCCTGTATCGCGCGGAGCCCAGCGAGGGCCTGCGCGAGACGCGGCTGCCGGGCACCATCCTGCCGCTCGACGACACGGCCATCGGATCGGTGCTGAAGTACTGGGGAAAGGACGATGCCAGCGCGCGCCGCGAGGAACCGCTGCCGTGGTTCACCTCGGGCTTCCGGGACATCTACACCGCCGCGTTTGCCACCCCGCTGTTCGGCGCCGGCGACAAGTTCATGGCCGCGCTGACGCTCTCCGGCCCCGCGTCCAGGCTGGAGGCGGCCAACCGTGCAGACATCGCCCGCGTGCAGCTCGTGGCCGCCGCCAGGCTGTCACGCCGGCTGGGTGCGAGCGCGTTGTGGTGCGAGAAGGTCTACGGCGCGGCGGCGCGCGCATCGGACTGACCGGGCAGCCTGACGCGATGATCGGCACGTCCGCCCCGCCCGGAACGATAGTTGCAGCGCCAAGGTCCCGCCCACCCTATCGGAGACCGAAATGAGCATCTTCAAGGACATCCTGAACAAGCTGCTGCACCGCGGCCAGTCCGCCTCGGCGCAGACCACCGCTACGGCCACGCCCGGCGCCACGCCGGGCACCACGGCACCGGGCGCCAGCCCCGCCGCGCCGGCACCGGGTGCCACGCCCCCCGCTGGGAGTGCCCCGGCGCAGGGCCAGCAGCCGCTGTCGCAGGTGGACGTCGAGGCCGTCATGGACAAGGCCGCCAGCGAGGCCGGCCAGCCGTTGAACTGGCGCACGTCGATCGTCGACACGCTCAAGGCGCTGGGCATCGACAGCAGCCTGGAACACCGCAAGGCGCTGGCCAAGGAGCTGAACTACACCGGCGACACCAACGATTCGGCGGCCATGAACATGTGGCTCCACAAGCGCGTGATGCAGGAACTGGCGGCCAATGGCGGCAAGCTGCCGAAGGACCTGACCGACTGACTTTCTGACACCCGCCGTGCAAGATTGCACCGCAGCTTCTGCAATGCACGGCGGGCCGCCGCTCAGGCGCGGCGCGTGGGGGCCTGGCGTTCGCCCCCGGTGTCGCGCTTGCGCAGCGATCCGAACCGGTTGGCATAGAGCCACGTGAACTCGGCCCCCAGCAGGAAGATCTGCGCGGAGTAGTAGACCCACACCAGCACCACCACCAGCGACCCGGCCGCGCCGTAGCCGGTGGCCACGCCGGTCTTGCCGATGTACAGCCCGATCAGCAGCTTGCCCACCGTGAACATCACCGACGTGACCACGGCGCCAAGCCACACGTCGGGCCAGCGCACATCGGCGTGCGGCATGATCTTGTAGATCATCGCGAACACCACGGTCACCAGCCCGAAGCTCAGCGCCATGTCGATCAGGTGGCCGATGGCCTCGCCCTCGCCCAGCATCGGCGACCAGTACCGCCCGATGGCGGCCAGCGCGGCGCTGGCCACGAGCGACACGATCAGCAGGAAGCCGATGCCGAGGATCATGCCGAACGACAGCACCCGGGCGCGCAGCAGTTCCCAGATGCCCGACGGCTTCTTGCGCTCCGGCACGCGCCAGATGCGGTCCAGTGCGTCCTGCAATTCCGCGAACACCGTGGTGGCGCCCACCAGCAGCGTCACCATGCTCAGCAGCGCGGTCAGCGTGCCTTTTTCCGGCGAACTGAGCGATACCAGCATGCTTTCGATAGCCTTGGCACCTTCCTCGCCCACCATGCCGCCAATCTGGTCGACCACGGCGCCGCGCGCGGCCTCGGCGCCAAAGGCCAGCCCCGCCACCGAAATCACGATCAGCAGCAGCGGCGCCACCGAGAAGATCGTGTAGTACGCCAGCGCGGCGCCCATGCTGGGCGCGTAGTCGTCCAGCCAGGCGGAAAACGTGTCCTTGAGCAGGACCCAGAAAGTACCGAATGACCGTCCGGCCATGAGCTCGCGTTGCATCGTCGCCCTCCTTCGCTGGCGCTGCCTGTCTGAAGCCTAGTGGCCGATGCCGCGCACGGGTATCGGTCACGGTCTGACATGCGCCGCGCCGGGGGCGTACCGGCATGGCCATTGCATGTGCATTGCCACATCATCCACATGCCAGGAGCACGCCATGGCGACGATCTCGAAGGGCGACAAGGTCAAGTGGCAGACCTCGCAGGGCCAGACCGAAGGCACCGTCACGCGCAAGGTGACCGGCACCGCCAAGGCGGGCGGCCACGTGGCCAAGGCGTCGGCCAAGGACCCGCAGTACGAGGTGCGCAGCGCCAAGACCGGCAAGAAGGCGATCCACAAGGCCGGGGCGCTGAAGAAGGCGCGCTGACCGGCCCGCCGCCGGGCTACGACCAGCCACCGCCCAGCGCACGGAAGGCCGCTACCGCCGCGCGTGCGTTGTCGGCGCGCACGCGGGCCTGCTGGTCGCGGGCGGCCAGCAGTTGCCGGTCTTCCTCCAGCACCTCGAACAGGCTGACGGCGCCGCCCTTGTACGCCTCCTCGGACGCATTGCGCGCCCGCTCGTGCGCCGATACCTCCTTGTCGAGTTCCACCCGCTGGGCGTCGAGCTGCGTCAGCGTGACCAGCGCGTTCTCCACGTCCTCGGTGGCCTGCAGCATGGCCCGGCGATACCCGGCCAGCGCTTCCGCGTAGGCCCCGTTGGCGCCGGCCACCTCGGCGTCCACGCGGCCGAAATCGAACAGCCGCCAGCGCAGGCCGGCCGTGGCGGCGGGCTGGAATGCCTGCGCGGTGAACAGCTTGCCGGCCGACAGGCTTTCGAAGCCCAGCAGCGCCGACAGCGACAGCTTGGGGTAATACTCGGCCGTCGCCACGCCGATCCGCGCGTTCGACGCCGCCAGCCGGCGCTCGGCCGCGATCACGTCGGGGCGCCGTTGCAGCAGGTTGGCCGGCCCCTGCGCCAGCGCCACCTGCGGCACCGTCAGCGCCGCCGGCGCCTCGCGCAGTTCAGCGGCATAGGTGCCCGGCTGCGCGCCCATCAGCACGTCCAGCCGGTTCAGTTGCGTGTCCAGTTCGATCCGCAACGGCGGGATCGTGACGCGCGTCTGCGCCACGCGGGCTTCCGCCTGCGCCAGTTCGCGCTCGGCGCCAATGCCATCGGCCAGCCGCAGCCGCACCAGTTCCAGCAGCCGCTGGTCCGTCGTCTCCTGCTGCCGCGCGATGGCGATACGGTCCTGCGCGGCCCGCACGCGGAAGTACGCGTCGGCGGCTTCGGCGGCCACCAGGATCCGCACACCCACGTGGCTGGCCTGCGCGGCCTGCCACTCGGCATCGGCCGCCTCGGCGCCGCGCCGCAGCCCGCCCGCGAGGTCGATTTCCCACGTGGCCGCCGCGCCCACCGCGTAGAGCGTCTGCCCGCGCGTGTAGCCGGGCAGCGTGCTGCCGATCTTGCCAAGCGGGCTTTCCAGTGACTGGCGCTGCTTCGTGACGTCGCCGTAGGCACTGGCCTGCGGCAGCAGTTCGGCGCCAGCAAACCGGGCCGCCGCGCGCGCCTGCTCCACCCGCGCCAGCGACGCCGCCAGATCCAGGTTCTGATCCAGCGCGCGCTGGACGATCCGCGTGAGCTGCGGATCGGCAAACCCGTCCCACCAGGTATCGAGCGAGACCGGCGGCCGTGCCTCGTTGATCGCCGCCAGCGCGGCCGCGTGCGGGTAGACCTGCGGCATGGCCGTGGCGGGCGCCCGGTAGTCGGGGCCCACCGCGCACGCCGCCATGCCGAACATCGCGGCCAACGCCGCCGCCAGCGTTGTCGCGCGGCGCCCCCTGCCCTGTGTCTGCTCCGTCATTTCCGTTCCTTTCGTCAGATCGATGCAAAAAGTTAGTTGCATCTTGATAGCGACTAGCCTAGACTAACTTTCATATTGATAGCAACCAATTTCTTGCGGGAGACCGAGCGATGCAGAAAACCGCGCACAAGGACGGCGCCTGCCCGACGGCGCGGGCGATTGCACGGGTGGGCGACACGTGGTCGGTGCTGATCCTGCGCGAGGCGTTCTACGGCACCGCCCGCTTCGACGACTTCCAGAAGCGGCTCGGCATCGCGCCGAACATGCTGACCCGGCGGCTGAACAGCCTGGTCGACGAAGGATTGCTGGCGCGCCGCCCGTACTGCGCCCACCCGCCGCGCGACGAGTACGTGCTGACCGCCCGGGGCCGCGATTTCCGGCCCGTGCTGCTGACGCTGATGGACTGGGGCGACCGCCATTTCGCGGACCAGACCGGCACGGTGCGGCTGGTGGAGCGCCAGACCGGGCGCACCGTGCGCATCGCGCTGGTCGATGCCGATACGGGCCAGCGCATCACCGAGACCGACCACTACATCGCCGCCGGCGACGCCGCCAGCCCGGCCCTGCGCGCGCGGCTGGCACGTTCGGCCCCGCCCGGCACGCCGCCCGCATCGCATCCCACCCCTTCTTCATCCCCGACTTCCCGCGCCTGACAAAGGCGCGTTGCCGCTACGGAGCGTTTCCCATGACAAGCAGTACGACGACCGCCGACCGCGTGCCCGCAGGCGCCGCCACCCCCACGGCCCAGCCCGCCAGACCCGGCCGCAAGGCCCTGCTGATCCGCGCCGGCGCCGCGCTGGTGGTGCTGGCCGCGGCTGGCTATGGCTACCACTGGTGGACCGACGCGCGGTTCGTGCAGGAGACCGACGACGCCTACGTGGGCGGCGACGTCACGCTGATTGCCGCCAAGGTGCCCGGCTACCTGACCGAGGTGCGCGTGACCGACAACCAGGCCGTGCGCGCCGGCGACGTGCTGGCCCGCATCGACGACCGCGACTACCGCGCCGCGCTGGCCCGGGCCGAGGGCGCCGTGGCCGCGCAGCAGGCCCTGATCGCCAACCTGGATGCCCGCGCCCGGTTGCAGGACGCCGTGATCGCCGAGGCCCGCGCCGGCGTGACGGCCGCCGACGCCGAAACCCTGCGCGCCCGCGACGACCAGACGCGCTACGCCAGCCTGGTGGCCAAGTCGGCCGTGTCGATCCAGAGCGCGCAGAAGGCAGACGCCGATTTCAAGCAGTCGCTGGCCCACGGCCAGAAGGCCAAGGCCAGCGCGGAGGCCGCGCGCCGGCAGCTCGACGTGATCGCCACGCAGAAGCAGCAGGCCGAAGCCGCGCTGGCGCAGGCCGTGGCCGAGCGCGACATCGCACGGCTGAACCTGAGCTACACGGAACTGCGCGCGCCCGTGGACGGCACCGTCGGCAACCGCCGCGCGCGCGTGGGTGCCTATGCGGCCAGCGGCGGACAGTTGCTGTCGATCGTGCCGGCGCGCGGCCTCTGGGTCGATGCGAACTTCAAGGAAGGCCAGCTCGCGCATATGCAGCCCGGCATGCGCGCCACGATCGTGGCCGACGTGCTGCCCGGCAAGGTCTTCCACGGCCGCGTGGAAAGCCTGGCGCCGGCCACGGGCGCCCAGTTCAGC from Cupriavidus pauculus includes these protein-coding regions:
- a CDS encoding GntR family transcriptional regulator, which codes for MEQGSTLPDDFADADADVRADASPRYLALARSLRAEIESGTYPVGGKLPTEMELCKQFGASRHTVRAAIERLVRLGMIKRTPRVGTVVTAARAKQGYELAVGQVGDLLQYAATTRMRVLSRDLREVGDDADPVLHPYQGQLWLVIRGVRTGEDAGTPICYNEVWVHPDYRGVRGAEQDIEASVFHLIEQQFNVSVSRIEQVIHAAALPADIAALLGMPAGAAGLWINRQYRDTAGNLIEMAWSVHPAERFSYRMVLDRTWRSGRAQQDG
- a CDS encoding hydroxyacid dehydrogenase codes for the protein MTAVKKPALLVTGNDLAPQALALLNDFEVSFAGKQCSEDTVVALARATDPVAIIVRYGKIGASVMDAAPSLKVISKHGSGIDVIDQQAAAARGIAVRAAVGANAAAVAEHAWALILACAKAVPHLNDRMRAGHWDKSIHKTIELNGRTLGLVGLGEIGRRAAVTGVALGMRVIAFDPYAKTVPDGVTRVDDLHDLYRQSDVVSLHCPLTDENRGMLNRDTLALFKDGAILVNTARGGLIDEAALAEALTSGKLYAAGLDSFAVEPMPVPHPFQQVPNLILSPHIGGVSDAAYVNMGVGAARNVLAALQEAAAAA
- a CDS encoding RraA family protein; amino-acid sequence: MSQAKASPAIRRDYPRVSPELVERASTFQAAILADVVGRRGTMNARVQGLSPAMKVCGPALTVEVRPGDNLMFHVALAIAQPGDVIVVDGKGDQTAALCGEIMATQAQASGVAGFVIDAAVRDSHELASGPFPVFSAGTNPCGPTKAIGGLVNWPAAVAGVAVNPGDLIVGDADGVVVIPREDVPAILELAQKKVDIEARRIAAIRAGELRPGWLDKELRAAGVLAEGESL
- a CDS encoding tripartite tricarboxylate transporter substrate binding protein, whose protein sequence is MRAVRPLFFSMCALAAALAVTAAPARAAWPDDRPIEVYVGFAAGGGTDLLARAMTPFLQKHLGGKARIVVVNKPGASGEIAYSALSRAAADGYTIGIVSTPSLLTIPIQRKPKYDPAAIVPLARVIDDPAMFVVAGDSKLASMADLVKQLKANPEGLSIGSNGIGTNGHMAALALQQATGAKVNHIPFAGTSQTKTSLLGHHIDLMAMSTTEFTEADRASKDVKVLAQLGAERRPGLVADVPTAREQKLDITISSERGFAAPRGLPPQIAKRLQDAIEATTKDPEFLARAVNEARGISYLSGAAWTQHMATQRGKFESLWKIAATK
- a CDS encoding IclR family transcriptional regulator, whose amino-acid sequence is MSNHGVAAVEKALGLLDCFRLGATTMSLAQLATASGMHKTTVFRLLNSLERMSYVVRTADSRYALGPRLLYLGKLYEQSFQLGTVIEPVLQDLALATKESASYYVLHGDEQRMCLYRAEPSEGLRETRLPGTILPLDDTAIGSVLKYWGKDDASARREEPLPWFTSGFRDIYTAAFATPLFGAGDKFMAALTLSGPASRLEAANRADIARVQLVAAARLSRRLGASALWCEKVYGAAARASD
- a CDS encoding DUF3597 domain-containing protein encodes the protein MSIFKDILNKLLHRGQSASAQTTATATPGATPGTTAPGASPAAPAPGATPPAGSAPAQGQQPLSQVDVEAVMDKAASEAGQPLNWRTSIVDTLKALGIDSSLEHRKALAKELNYTGDTNDSAAMNMWLHKRVMQELAANGGKLPKDLTD
- a CDS encoding YihY/virulence factor BrkB family protein, translating into MQRELMAGRSFGTFWVLLKDTFSAWLDDYAPSMGAALAYYTIFSVAPLLLIVISVAGLAFGAEAARGAVVDQIGGMVGEEGAKAIESMLVSLSSPEKGTLTALLSMVTLLVGATTVFAELQDALDRIWRVPERKKPSGIWELLRARVLSFGMILGIGFLLIVSLVASAALAAIGRYWSPMLGEGEAIGHLIDMALSFGLVTVVFAMIYKIMPHADVRWPDVWLGAVVTSVMFTVGKLLIGLYIGKTGVATGYGAAGSLVVVLVWVYYSAQIFLLGAEFTWLYANRFGSLRKRDTGGERQAPTRRA
- a CDS encoding DUF2945 domain-containing protein, producing the protein MATISKGDKVKWQTSQGQTEGTVTRKVTGTAKAGGHVAKASAKDPQYEVRSAKTGKKAIHKAGALKKAR
- a CDS encoding efflux transporter outer membrane subunit — its product is MTEQTQGRGRRATTLAAALAAMFGMAACAVGPDYRAPATAMPQVYPHAAALAAINEARPPVSLDTWWDGFADPQLTRIVQRALDQNLDLAASLARVEQARAAARFAGAELLPQASAYGDVTKQRQSLESPLGKIGSTLPGYTRGQTLYAVGAAATWEIDLAGGLRRGAEAADAEWQAAQASHVGVRILVAAEAADAYFRVRAAQDRIAIARQQETTDQRLLELVRLRLADGIGAERELAQAEARVAQTRVTIPPLRIELDTQLNRLDVLMGAQPGTYAAELREAPAALTVPQVALAQGPANLLQRRPDVIAAERRLAASNARIGVATAEYYPKLSLSALLGFESLSAGKLFTAQAFQPAATAGLRWRLFDFGRVDAEVAGANGAYAEALAGYRRAMLQATEDVENALVTLTQLDAQRVELDKEVSAHERARNASEEAYKGGAVSLFEVLEEDRQLLAARDQQARVRADNARAAVAAFRALGGGWS
- a CDS encoding winged helix-turn-helix transcriptional regulator, with product MQKTAHKDGACPTARAIARVGDTWSVLILREAFYGTARFDDFQKRLGIAPNMLTRRLNSLVDEGLLARRPYCAHPPRDEYVLTARGRDFRPVLLTLMDWGDRHFADQTGTVRLVERQTGRTVRIALVDADTGQRITETDHYIAAGDAASPALRARLARSAPPGTPPASHPTPSSSPTSRA
- a CDS encoding HlyD family secretion protein, which produces MTSSTTTADRVPAGAATPTAQPARPGRKALLIRAGAALVVLAAAGYGYHWWTDARFVQETDDAYVGGDVTLIAAKVPGYLTEVRVTDNQAVRAGDVLARIDDRDYRAALARAEGAVAAQQALIANLDARARLQDAVIAEARAGVTAADAETLRARDDQTRYASLVAKSAVSIQSAQKADADFKQSLAHGQKAKASAEAARRQLDVIATQKQQAEAALAQAVAERDIARLNLSYTELRAPVDGTVGNRRARVGAYAASGGQLLSIVPARGLWVDANFKEGQLAHMQPGMRATIVADVLPGKVFHGRVESLAPATGAQFSVLPPENATGNFTKIVQRVPVRIVLDDADARLGVLRPGLSVVAEIDTHAGRTDTADVATAAPGKP